One window of the Janthinobacterium sp. PAMC25594 genome contains the following:
- a CDS encoding LysR family transcriptional regulator yields MDWDNARIFLAIGRAGTLRGAAALLRIDQATCGRRLAALESSLGATLFLRTPSGYVPTPAGELALTAAEAMERAADKLQREMQGVDKRLSGLVRVATTDTMASHFVIRAMQRLHAAHPDIRIVLNVAPALASLTRREADLAVRGVRPTDPDLISRHLVRRSLGLYASKSYLAERGEPVRGTALDGHDIVIYHQSVTPRHGEKIAGESVANARVAMEVNSAAMLQEATRAGLGVAELATHLGDIDPQLVRIWPERAEAYDVWLVMHADLNRSARVRAAADAIIHSVASVAGQ; encoded by the coding sequence ATGGACTGGGACAACGCGCGCATCTTTCTGGCCATCGGCCGGGCCGGCACCCTGCGCGGCGCGGCGGCCCTGCTGCGCATCGACCAGGCCACCTGCGGGCGCCGCCTGGCCGCGCTGGAAAGCTCGCTGGGCGCCACCCTGTTCCTGCGCACGCCGTCGGGCTATGTGCCCACGCCGGCCGGCGAACTGGCGCTGACGGCCGCCGAAGCGATGGAACGGGCGGCCGACAAGCTGCAGCGCGAGATGCAGGGCGTCGACAAGCGCCTGTCCGGCCTGGTGCGCGTGGCCACCACCGACACCATGGCCAGCCATTTCGTCATCCGCGCCATGCAGCGGCTGCACGCGGCCCACCCCGACATCCGCATCGTGCTCAACGTGGCGCCCGCGCTGGCCAGCCTGACGCGGCGCGAAGCGGACCTGGCCGTGCGCGGCGTGCGCCCCACCGACCCGGACCTCATTTCCCGCCACCTGGTCAGGCGCAGCCTGGGCCTGTACGCCTCAAAAAGCTACCTGGCCGAACGGGGCGAACCCGTGCGCGGCACGGCGCTGGACGGGCACGACATCGTCATCTACCACCAGTCCGTGACGCCCCGTCACGGGGAAAAAATCGCGGGAGAATCCGTCGCCAACGCCCGCGTCGCCATGGAAGTCAATTCAGCGGCGATGCTGCAGGAAGCCACGCGCGCGGGCCTGGGCGTGGCCGAGCTGGCTACTCATTTAGGCGATATCGACCCGCAGCTCGTGCGCATCTGGCCCGAGCGGGCGGAAGCGTACGACGTATGGCTGGTCATGCATGCGGACCTGAACCGCTCGGCCCGCGTGCGCGCGGCGGCCGACGCGATTATCCACAGCGTCGCCAGCGTGGCCGGCCAATAG
- a CDS encoding MlaD family protein — protein MSQSQPPNPDQVDVTAPAGLTQDAVLPAPPPVRHAELKAAILLVFMFVLVVGSVVYLMYARGAFEATQTLVLTADDSDGVGVGADLTFSGFPIGRVQRIELAPDGRARVIIDVPRKDAHWLRSSSIFTLERGIVGGAKLRAYSGILTDPPLPDDATRDLLVGDMAAEIPRLLAAAKDLLNNLGSLTGTDSPLDGTLRNVQAVTGKLSGPGGAMGLLTGDDKQSRLLVERANALLVTADQLARRTDGLVANADTRVFGDKGVMTDAQATIVQLNALLADTRASLKKVDAVLVEAQAVGANARAATADLGPLRADVESNLRKVEQLVNDINRKWPFKRNPEIKLP, from the coding sequence ATGAGCCAGAGCCAGCCCCCCAATCCCGACCAGGTCGACGTCACGGCGCCAGCCGGTCTCACGCAAGATGCCGTGCTGCCCGCCCCGCCGCCCGTGCGCCATGCCGAACTGAAGGCGGCCATCCTGCTCGTCTTCATGTTCGTGCTGGTGGTCGGTTCCGTCGTCTACCTGATGTATGCGCGCGGCGCATTCGAAGCCACGCAAACGCTGGTGCTGACGGCCGACGATTCGGACGGCGTGGGCGTGGGCGCCGACCTGACCTTTTCCGGCTTTCCCATCGGCCGCGTGCAACGGATCGAACTGGCGCCGGACGGCCGCGCGCGCGTCATCATCGACGTGCCGCGCAAAGACGCGCACTGGCTGCGCAGCAGCTCCATCTTCACGCTGGAGCGGGGCATCGTGGGTGGCGCCAAGCTGCGCGCCTACAGCGGCATCCTGACGGACCCGCCGCTGCCCGACGACGCCACGCGCGACCTGCTGGTGGGCGACATGGCGGCGGAAATCCCCCGCCTGCTGGCTGCCGCGAAAGACTTGCTGAACAACCTGGGCAGTCTGACGGGCACCGATTCTCCGCTCGACGGCACCCTGCGCAATGTGCAGGCCGTGACGGGCAAATTGAGCGGCCCGGGCGGCGCCATGGGCTTGCTGACGGGCGACGACAAGCAGTCGCGCCTGCTGGTCGAGCGGGCCAACGCCCTGCTCGTCACGGCGGACCAGCTGGCGCGCCGCACGGATGGCCTGGTCGCCAATGCCGACACGCGCGTGTTTGGCGACAAGGGCGTGATGACGGATGCGCAGGCCACCATCGTGCAGCTGAACGCGCTGCTGGCCGACACGCGCGCCAGCCTGAAAAAAGTCGACGCCGTGCTGGTCGAGGCGCAAGCCGTGGGCGCCAACGCCAGGGCGGCGACAGCCGACCTGGGCCCGCTGCGCGCGGACGTGGAAAGCAATCTGCGCAAGGTCGAGCAGCTGGTCAATGACATCAACCGCAAATGGCCGTTCAAGCGCAATCCGGAGATCAAACTGCCATGA
- a CDS encoding ABC transporter permease — MTLSVSLIISLRRLHRATMAWLVSWWRMLHFATLVFSLALSPSSYNRDNRPILAHRLVTNTAPNLVWFSVACALVSLVLIRIVVVSAQSYGLSRYALEMVVRVLVLELIPLTAALFVALRLTLPDGIAFAQMRSSGMLDTMQRQGVDLLRREYFPRVMSGIFAVWMLAIVSCVTSLILAYVTIYGFTPWALQGYTRVVGQIFNPAVALILMLKVIFFSFAVALIPLASSYYPEEPHGRRNRLWAAHGLSEMLRLFSVILLIEVASLMGNYY, encoded by the coding sequence ATGACCCTATCCGTCTCCCTCATCATCAGCCTGCGCCGCCTGCACCGGGCCACCATGGCCTGGCTGGTCAGCTGGTGGCGCATGCTGCATTTCGCCACCCTCGTGTTTTCGCTGGCCCTGTCGCCGTCGAGCTATAACCGCGACAACCGCCCCATCCTCGCGCACCGCCTGGTGACGAACACGGCGCCCAATCTCGTGTGGTTCAGCGTGGCCTGCGCGCTGGTCAGCCTGGTACTGATACGCATCGTCGTCGTCAGCGCGCAAAGCTACGGCCTGTCGCGCTATGCGCTGGAAATGGTGGTGCGCGTGCTGGTGCTGGAACTGATACCGCTGACGGCCGCCCTGTTCGTCGCGCTGCGCCTGACCCTGCCCGACGGCATTGCGTTCGCGCAAATGCGCTCGTCCGGCATGCTCGACACCATGCAGCGCCAGGGCGTCGACCTGCTGCGCCGTGAATACTTTCCACGCGTCATGTCTGGCATCTTCGCCGTGTGGATGCTGGCCATCGTCAGCTGCGTCACCTCGCTGATCCTCGCGTATGTCACCATCTACGGTTTCACCCCGTGGGCGCTGCAAGGCTACACGCGCGTGGTGGGGCAGATCTTCAATCCGGCCGTGGCCCTGATTCTGATGCTCAAGGTCATCTTCTTCAGCTTTGCCGTGGCCCTGATCCCGCTGGCCTCCTCGTACTACCCGGAAGAGCCGCACGGCCGGCGCAACCGCCTGTGGGCCGCGCACGGCCTGTCCGAAATGCTGCGCCTGTTTTCCGTCATCCTGCTGATCGAAGTGGCTTCGCTGATGGGCAATTACTACTGA
- a CDS encoding HDOD domain-containing protein produces MTRLSFEHIIRQIQELPSLPVVVLELLSSMDQDDTDVHVLAQKIELDQALAAKTLRIANSSFYGMQSKVTSIPQAVSVLGFHSIRTVVTACALTGSFAPVSGGFDFKAFWRHSLATAIAARLLAPHLRVNPETAFTAGLLHDLGTLVLVTRFPAEHALVRSYRQAHDCQMVEAELAVIGIDHAQVGSALAAYWKFPEAIQQAVADHHAIDRLEAGGLPLAVHLANAVALALDLAGVDDALVPALSPTGWRSVALDEQAWLALLGQTEHTFDEMSRIMLA; encoded by the coding sequence ATGACACGGCTCAGTTTTGAACATATCATCCGCCAGATACAGGAACTGCCTTCGCTGCCGGTGGTGGTGCTGGAGCTGCTGTCGAGCATGGACCAGGACGATACGGACGTGCATGTATTGGCGCAAAAGATCGAGCTGGACCAGGCCCTGGCGGCAAAGACCTTGCGCATCGCCAACTCCTCGTTCTACGGCATGCAATCGAAGGTCACCAGCATTCCGCAAGCCGTTTCCGTGCTGGGCTTTCACAGCATCCGCACCGTCGTCACGGCCTGCGCCCTGACGGGCAGCTTCGCGCCCGTCAGCGGCGGTTTCGATTTCAAGGCGTTCTGGCGCCACTCGCTGGCCACGGCCATCGCCGCGCGCCTGCTGGCGCCGCACCTGCGCGTCAATCCCGAGACGGCGTTCACGGCCGGCCTGCTGCACGACCTGGGCACCCTGGTGCTGGTGACGCGCTTCCCGGCCGAGCACGCGCTCGTGCGCAGCTACCGCCAGGCGCATGACTGCCAGATGGTCGAGGCGGAACTGGCCGTCATCGGCATCGATCACGCGCAAGTGGGCAGCGCCCTGGCCGCCTACTGGAAGTTCCCCGAGGCGATACAGCAGGCGGTGGCCGACCACCACGCCATCGACCGGCTGGAAGCGGGCGGCTTGCCGCTGGCCGTGCACCTGGCCAACGCCGTCGCCCTGGCGCTCGACCTGGCCGGCGTCGACGATGCGCTGGTGCCGGCCCTGTCGCCCACGGGCTGGCGCAGCGTCGCGCTGGACGAGCAAGCGTGGCTGGCGCTGCTGGGGCAAACGGAACACACCTTCGATGAAATGTCGCGGATCATGCTGGCATGA
- a CDS encoding MFS transporter yields the protein MSVTPQGRASGLILLTLAFGFVMAMLDVTAVNVALSDIALDLRIPLTGLVWVVDGYTLTFAALLLAGGALADRYGPKAVYQGGLGIFILGSVLCGAAPDGHFLTAARLLQGAGAALFMPSSLSLLTHSFDDERERTRMLGAWSALVGVAGASGPLIGGILVHQFGWRSVFWVNVPLGVLAIVMAQLLLAAPARQPRDLSLFSHALGVAALAGLSFTLIEGPMLGWLSPGVLAAGALTVLSAGQLLRRERSGSHPLLPRELFHSSSFGAANGVGFLINFCVFGQLFLLSLFLQQSGGADALQSGLRLLPMMAAYTVGNFMAGGIAARHGTGLPMLAGLLVGAVMALLLMGLRPGTPYGWLALGTAVMNVAIGIAIPAMTATVMRVAGKRHANSAAAALNANRQIGALVGVALIGSILHMLPDWSLRLPLAYATIAAAYGLAAGLVYRHVHLPKAVAA from the coding sequence ATGTCTGTCACTCCCCAGGGCCGCGCCAGCGGCTTGATCCTGCTCACCTTGGCCTTCGGCTTCGTCATGGCCATGCTCGACGTCACGGCCGTCAACGTGGCGCTGTCCGATATCGCCCTGGACTTGCGTATCCCGCTGACGGGCCTGGTGTGGGTGGTCGACGGCTACACCTTGACGTTTGCCGCGCTGCTGCTGGCCGGCGGCGCGCTGGCCGACCGCTACGGGCCGAAAGCCGTGTACCAGGGCGGCCTCGGTATCTTCATCCTCGGCTCGGTGTTGTGCGGCGCGGCGCCCGACGGGCATTTTTTGACGGCCGCGCGCCTGTTGCAGGGCGCGGGCGCGGCCCTGTTCATGCCCAGTTCGCTCAGCCTGCTGACGCACAGCTTCGACGACGAGCGCGAACGCACGCGCATGCTGGGCGCCTGGTCGGCGCTGGTGGGCGTGGCCGGCGCGTCCGGCCCGTTGATCGGCGGCATCCTCGTGCACCAGTTCGGCTGGCGCAGCGTGTTCTGGGTCAACGTGCCGCTGGGCGTGCTGGCCATCGTCATGGCGCAGCTGCTGCTGGCCGCGCCGGCGCGCCAGCCGCGCGATTTATCGCTGTTCAGCCATGCACTCGGTGTGGCGGCGCTGGCGGGCCTCAGTTTTACCTTGATCGAAGGCCCCATGCTGGGCTGGCTGTCGCCGGGCGTGCTGGCGGCGGGCGCCTTGACGGTGCTGTCGGCCGGGCAACTGCTGCGGCGCGAGCGCAGCGGCAGCCATCCGCTGTTGCCGCGTGAACTGTTTCACAGCAGCAGCTTTGGCGCGGCCAATGGCGTGGGTTTTTTGATCAATTTCTGCGTATTCGGCCAGCTGTTCTTATTGAGTCTGTTCCTGCAGCAGTCGGGCGGCGCCGATGCCCTGCAGTCGGGCTTGCGCTTGCTGCCCATGATGGCGGCCTATACGGTGGGGAATTTCATGGCAGGCGGTATCGCGGCGCGTCATGGCACGGGCCTGCCCATGCTGGCGGGCTTACTGGTGGGCGCCGTGATGGCCTTGCTGCTGATGGGCTTGCGTCCGGGCACGCCGTATGGCTGGCTGGCGCTGGGCACGGCCGTCATGAACGTGGCCATCGGCATCGCCATTCCCGCCATGACGGCCACCGTGATGCGGGTGGCCGGCAAGCGGCATGCGAACAGCGCGGCGGCGGCCCTGAATGCGAACCGGCAAATCGGCGCGCTGGTGGGTGTGGCCCTGATCGGCAGCATCCTGCACATGCTGCCCGACTGGTCGCTGCGCTTGCCGCTGGCCTACGCGACGATTGCCGCCGCGTATGGCCTGGCGGCGGGCCTCGTGTACCGGCACGTGCATCTGCCGAAGGCCGTGGCCGCCTGA
- a CDS encoding HD domain-containing phosphohydrolase — translation MSTSTSASTAAAPPTILCVDDEPNILSSLRRLFRPHGYRVLTADGGAAGLALLESETVDLVISDMRMPHMDGAQFLAQVRQRWPGTIRLLLTGYADIQSILDAINQGEIYRYVTKPWDENDIVLVVRHALERRALEQEKLRLEALTASQNVQLQALNASLEAKVATRTQQLKQSHDEVQAANERLKATFVTTIKVFSNLIEMRGGKLAGHARRVAELSRKLAQALGLEGQEARDVFIAALLKDVGKLSLSDDVLELPASAWTGEQLAAFRKHPLRAEQLLMALDELRAVSVMLRSQLERFDGGGFPDGLVGLAIPMGARILALASDYDGLQIGAMVQRSLRADEARTLIYDSVGKRYDPAVVAAFRGIMEETEPPARDLTVLSGQLEPGMTLSRDLISRDGLMLLAAEHVLTARVIAQLLDFEGKNGGRLSIRVYAPVKEA, via the coding sequence ATGAGTACCAGTACCAGCGCCAGCACCGCGGCCGCGCCGCCGACCATCCTGTGCGTCGACGACGAACCGAATATCCTCTCGTCGCTGCGGCGGCTGTTCCGCCCGCACGGCTACCGCGTGCTGACGGCCGACGGCGGCGCGGCGGGCCTGGCCCTGCTCGAGAGCGAGACGGTGGACCTGGTCATCTCCGACATGCGCATGCCGCACATGGATGGCGCGCAATTCCTGGCCCAGGTGCGCCAGCGCTGGCCCGGCACCATACGGCTGCTGCTGACGGGCTATGCCGATATCCAGTCCATCCTCGACGCCATCAACCAGGGCGAGATCTACCGCTACGTGACCAAGCCGTGGGACGAGAACGATATCGTGCTGGTGGTGCGCCACGCGCTGGAACGGCGCGCGCTGGAGCAGGAAAAACTGCGCCTGGAAGCGCTGACGGCCAGCCAGAACGTGCAGCTGCAGGCGCTCAACGCCAGCCTGGAAGCGAAAGTGGCCACGCGCACGCAGCAGCTGAAACAGTCGCACGACGAGGTGCAGGCGGCCAACGAACGCCTGAAGGCCACGTTCGTGACGACCATCAAGGTGTTTTCCAACCTGATCGAGATGCGCGGCGGCAAGCTGGCCGGCCATGCGCGGCGGGTGGCCGAGCTGTCGCGCAAGCTGGCGCAGGCGCTGGGCCTGGAAGGGCAGGAGGCGCGCGACGTGTTCATCGCGGCCCTGCTCAAGGATGTCGGCAAGCTCAGCTTGAGTGACGACGTGCTGGAACTGCCGGCCAGCGCCTGGACGGGCGAGCAGCTGGCCGCGTTCCGCAAGCATCCGCTGCGCGCCGAACAATTATTGATGGCGCTCGACGAGCTGCGCGCCGTCTCCGTCATGCTGCGCTCGCAGCTGGAGCGCTTCGACGGCGGCGGCTTTCCCGATGGCCTGGTGGGCCTGGCCATTCCCATGGGCGCGCGCATCCTGGCGCTGGCGTCCGACTACGACGGCTTGCAGATCGGCGCCATGGTGCAGCGCAGCTTGCGCGCCGACGAAGCCCGCACCCTGATCTACGACAGCGTCGGCAAGCGCTATGACCCGGCCGTGGTGGCCGCTTTCCGCGGCATCATGGAGGAGACGGAGCCGCCGGCGCGCGACCTGACCGTGCTGTCGGGCCAGCTGGAGCCGGGCATGACGCTGTCGCGCGACCTGATCAGCCGCGACGGCCTGATGCTGCTGGCGGCCGAACACGTGCTGACGGCCCGCGTGATCGCCCAGTTGCTCGATTTTGAAGGCAAGAATGGCGGGCGCCTGAGCATCCGCGTGTACGCGCCCGTGAAGGAAGCCTAG
- the ribB gene encoding 3,4-dihydroxy-2-butanone-4-phosphate synthase: MLVNSYTLLSNDLEGRIQSALAAMRAGIPVILLDDFDRENEADLILSAEKLTHETMALLIRECSGIVCLCLPTDVVSALELPPMSPDNGSRYGTPFTVSIEARDGVTTGVSAADRVTTIRAAIAKDAKPADLVRPGHVFPLRAAPGGVLERRGHTEGSVDLSRMAGLNPAAVLCELMNPDGSMMRGDDIERFAELHGMPILTIEELVEWRSTREQ, from the coding sequence ATGTTAGTCAACAGCTATACCCTGCTTTCCAACGACCTGGAAGGTCGCATCCAATCCGCCCTGGCCGCCATGCGCGCCGGCATTCCCGTCATCCTGCTCGACGATTTCGACCGCGAAAACGAAGCCGACCTGATCCTGTCGGCCGAGAAACTCACGCACGAAACCATGGCTTTGCTGATCCGCGAATGCAGCGGCATCGTCTGCCTGTGCCTGCCCACGGACGTCGTCAGCGCGCTGGAATTGCCCCCCATGTCGCCCGACAACGGCAGCCGCTACGGCACGCCGTTCACCGTCTCCATCGAGGCGCGCGACGGCGTCACGACGGGCGTGTCGGCCGCCGACCGCGTGACCACCATCCGCGCCGCCATCGCCAAGGATGCCAAGCCGGCCGACCTGGTGCGCCCCGGCCACGTCTTCCCCCTGCGCGCCGCGCCCGGTGGCGTGCTGGAACGCCGTGGCCACACGGAAGGCTCCGTCGACCTGTCGCGCATGGCGGGCCTGAACCCGGCCGCCGTGCTGTGCGAGCTGATGAACCCGGATGGCAGCATGATGCGCGGCGACGATATTGAGCGCTTCGCCGAATTGCACGGCATGCCGATCCTGACCATCGAGGAACTGGTGGAATGGCGCAGCACGCGCGAACAGTAA
- a CDS encoding ATP-binding protein has product METDAGQALPATPERRQGDTIALSAFFDGHPVATFAIDTDHVVTHWNSACEQLLGFTAAEMVGTRDYWKAFYPQPRACLADLLVADDIALGENDLYLGKLKRSPVIPGAFEAEDFFADIGPDGHWLHFTAAPLRDRQGRLVGAIETLRDVSERRLAELALRKAHDNLEHLVAKRTAQLAEMNERLADDIRQRQIADLELRERNLALTELNSKLSLAQQKLLQSEKLASIGQLAAGVAHEINNPIGYVFSNVGTLEGYLDDLFSMLDAYEEAEPAVADAVVAARLRALREQIDLDFLRTDIPMLMGESKEGISRVRRIVQDLKDFSRTDAHQEWVWADLRQGIDTTLNIVNNEVKYKADVVREYGDIPDIECQPSELNQVIMNLVVNAAHAMGEVHGRITLRTGSDNAAEVWIEVEDTGGGIAPEHLSRIFDPFFTTKAVGKGTGLGLSLAYTTVQKHHGRIDVRSIIGRGTTFRITLPVRQAQAVAP; this is encoded by the coding sequence ATGGAAACAGACGCAGGGCAGGCGCTGCCCGCCACGCCGGAACGCCGCCAGGGCGACACCATCGCGCTCTCGGCATTTTTCGATGGCCATCCCGTGGCCACCTTCGCCATCGACACGGACCATGTGGTGACGCACTGGAACAGCGCCTGTGAACAGTTGCTGGGCTTTACGGCCGCCGAGATGGTCGGCACGCGCGACTACTGGAAGGCGTTTTATCCGCAGCCGCGCGCCTGCCTGGCCGACCTGCTGGTGGCCGACGATATCGCGCTCGGTGAAAATGACCTTTACCTTGGCAAGCTGAAGCGTTCACCAGTCATCCCCGGCGCCTTCGAGGCCGAGGATTTCTTTGCCGATATCGGCCCTGACGGCCACTGGCTGCATTTCACGGCGGCGCCCCTGCGCGACCGCCAGGGACGTCTGGTGGGCGCCATCGAAACGCTGCGCGACGTGAGCGAGCGGCGCCTGGCCGAACTGGCGCTGCGCAAGGCGCATGACAACCTGGAACACCTGGTGGCCAAGCGCACGGCCCAGCTGGCCGAAATGAACGAGCGCCTGGCCGACGATATCCGCCAGCGCCAGATCGCCGATCTCGAATTGCGCGAACGTAACCTGGCCCTGACGGAATTGAACAGCAAGCTGTCGCTGGCCCAGCAAAAGCTGCTGCAGTCGGAAAAGCTGGCCTCGATCGGCCAGCTGGCCGCCGGCGTGGCGCACGAGATCAACAATCCCATCGGCTATGTGTTTTCGAATGTCGGCACCTTGGAAGGCTACCTGGATGACCTGTTCAGCATGCTCGACGCCTACGAGGAAGCCGAGCCGGCCGTCGCCGACGCCGTGGTGGCGGCGCGCCTGCGCGCGCTGCGCGAACAGATCGACCTGGACTTCCTGCGCACCGACATACCGATGCTGATGGGCGAGTCGAAGGAAGGCATTTCGCGCGTGCGCCGCATCGTGCAGGATCTGAAGGATTTTTCGCGCACGGATGCGCACCAGGAGTGGGTCTGGGCCGACCTGCGCCAGGGCATCGATACCACGCTCAATATCGTGAATAACGAGGTCAAGTACAAGGCCGACGTGGTGCGCGAATATGGCGACATTCCCGATATCGAATGCCAGCCTTCCGAACTGAACCAGGTGATCATGAACCTGGTCGTCAACGCGGCCCACGCCATGGGCGAGGTGCACGGACGCATCACCCTGCGCACGGGCAGCGACAACGCGGCGGAAGTGTGGATCGAGGTCGAGGACACGGGCGGCGGCATCGCGCCCGAACACCTGTCGCGCATCTTCGACCCGTTCTTTACCACCAAGGCCGTCGGCAAGGGCACGGGGCTGGGCCTGTCGCTGGCCTACACGACGGTGCAAAAACATCACGGCCGCATCGACGTGCGCAGCATCATCGGCCGCGGCACCACTTTCCGCATCACCTTGCCCGTGCGCCAGGCGCAGGCCGTGGCACCATGA
- a CDS encoding ATP-binding protein: protein MQFEDFDFSTPEAGKHGEGPSGDGAPAATAVRLQYLLDNTPSIIYCTVPSGDFKMTFVSNNALNVLGYQPEEMVADPNFWFDHIHPDDAPGIFSSLAQIFVEGARAYEYRFRVRDGSYLWMHDSLRLVRDEHGVPFEVIGSLTDITERKRMEAMLQARGEEQQLLISKLQEAHDQLLQSEKMASIGQLAAGIAHEINNPIGFVNSNMSSLQGYVGTLFGVIGQYETAMRETPDGPALAARVAEVRAQADLAFLQDDMVDLVRESMDGLKRVRDIVQALKDFSHVGETDWQVASLHAGLDSTLNIVANELKYKARIEKQYGELPPILCLASQLNQVFMNLLVNAGQAISSDGVISIRTGHAGDWVWVEIGDTGAGIPPEHLNRIFEPFFTTKAVGSGTGLGLSLSYGIVNKHGGRIEVASEVGHGTRFTVHLPLQPPTTANA from the coding sequence ATGCAGTTCGAGGATTTCGACTTTTCCACCCCCGAGGCCGGCAAGCACGGCGAGGGGCCGTCTGGCGATGGCGCACCGGCCGCCACGGCAGTACGCCTGCAATACCTGCTCGACAATACACCGTCCATCATCTATTGCACCGTGCCCAGCGGCGACTTCAAGATGACCTTTGTCAGCAACAATGCCTTGAACGTGCTGGGCTACCAGCCCGAAGAGATGGTGGCCGACCCCAACTTCTGGTTCGACCACATCCACCCCGACGATGCGCCCGGCATTTTTTCCAGCCTGGCGCAGATCTTCGTCGAAGGCGCGCGCGCCTATGAATACCGTTTCCGCGTGCGCGACGGCAGCTATCTGTGGATGCACGACAGCCTGCGCCTGGTGCGCGATGAGCATGGCGTGCCGTTCGAGGTGATCGGCTCGCTGACGGACATCACGGAACGCAAGCGCATGGAAGCGATGCTGCAGGCGCGCGGCGAAGAACAGCAACTACTGATCAGCAAGTTGCAGGAAGCGCACGACCAGCTGCTGCAATCGGAAAAAATGGCCTCCATCGGTCAGCTGGCGGCCGGCATCGCGCATGAAATCAACAACCCGATCGGCTTCGTCAATTCCAACATGAGTTCGCTGCAAGGCTATGTCGGCACCCTGTTCGGCGTGATCGGGCAATATGAAACGGCGATGCGCGAGACGCCCGACGGCCCGGCCCTGGCCGCCCGCGTGGCCGAGGTGCGCGCGCAGGCCGACCTGGCCTTCCTGCAGGACGACATGGTGGACCTGGTGCGCGAATCGATGGATGGCTTGAAGCGCGTGCGCGACATCGTGCAGGCGCTGAAGGATTTTTCCCATGTGGGCGAGACGGACTGGCAAGTGGCCAGCCTGCATGCGGGCCTGGACAGCACCCTCAATATCGTCGCCAACGAATTGAAATACAAGGCGCGCATCGAGAAACAGTATGGCGAACTGCCGCCGATACTGTGCCTGGCCTCGCAGCTGAACCAGGTGTTCATGAACCTGCTCGTCAACGCGGGCCAGGCCATCAGCAGCGACGGCGTGATCAGCATCCGCACGGGCCACGCGGGCGACTGGGTGTGGGTGGAGATCGGCGACACGGGCGCCGGCATCCCACCCGAGCACCTGAACCGCATCTTCGAACCGTTCTTCACCACCAAGGCCGTGGGCAGCGGCACGGGCCTGGGGCTGTCGCTGTCGTACGGCATCGTCAACAAGCACGGCGGACGCATCGAGGTGGCCTCGGAAGTGGGCCACGGCACGCGCTTTACCGTGCACCTGCCGCTGCAGCCGCCCACCACCGCGAACGCCTAG